From a single Solanum dulcamara chromosome 4, daSolDulc1.2, whole genome shotgun sequence genomic region:
- the LOC129887773 gene encoding linoleate 13S-lipoxygenase 2-1, chloroplastic-like — translation MLKPQLQQSSQSTKNLIPYWNTKSLFLASFPINILVNKNLRLKRKKNFSTKVVLSSTEKSTYVQSSNEKSISVKAVVTVQRTIGGTNLSLSRGLDDIGDLFGRSLLLCIVAAELDPKTGIEKPIIEGFARRGLDVNGDRQYVVDFVIPEDFGDVGAILIENQHHKQMYVKNIVIDGFVHGKIDITCNSWVHSKFDNPDKRIFFTNKSYLPTQTPSGIKRLREEELVTLRGDGIGERKIFERIYDYDVYNDIGDPDGNGDGKRPVLGGKELLYPRRCRTGRPRSEKDPLSESKSDFTYVPRDEAFSEVKNLSFSGNTFYAVLHAVVPTLRSIITDPNLGFPHFPSIDSLYNVEIDLPPLKINSLLAIIRRLIRAISNTRNDVLLFGTPEMLERDKFSWFRDVEFARQTLAGLNPYSIRLVKEWPLKSKLDPEVYGPPESAITKELIDLEIGGFMTVEEAVQQKKLFILDYHDLLLPFVNKVNALKGRVLYGSRTLFFLTPNGTLRPLAIELTSPPVDDKPQWKQVYCPTWYATGAWLWRIAKAHVLAHDSGYHQLVSHWLRTHCCTEPYIIATNRQLSAMHPIYRLLFPHFRYTMEINATAREALINANGVIESSFSLGKYSMELSSFAYDLEWRFDRQALPQDLISRGLAEEDPNAPYGLKLAIEDYPFANDGLVLWDILKQWVTNYVNHYYPQTNLIKSDKELQAWWTEIKNVGHGDKKDEPWWPELKTPNDLIGIITTIIWVASAHHAAVNFGQYSYAGYFPNRPTIARSKMPTEDPTDEEWESFLNKPEEALLKCFPSQIQATTVMAVLDVLSNHSPDEEYVGENIEPFWAEDPVISAAFEVFSGKLKELEGIIDARNADCNLKNRNGAGVMPYELLKPFSGPGITGKGVPYSISI, via the exons atgttgaaGCCTCAACTTCAACAATCATCACAATCCACAAAAAACCTAATTCCATATTGGAATACTAAATCATTATTCTTAGCCTCATttcccataaatattttagtaaaTAAAAACCTCAGactaaaaagaaagaagaattttaGCACCAAGGTTGTGCTAAGTTCTACTGAAAAATCCACCTATGTGCAAAGTTCTAATGAAAAATCAATAAGTGTTAAAGCAGTGGTGACTGTTCAAAGAACAATTGGAGGAACTAATTTAAGTTTATCAAGAGGACTTGATGATATTGGTGATTTATTTGGTAGATCACTACTTTTGTGTATTGTTGCTGCTGAGCTTGATCCTA AGACTGGAATTGAGAAGCCAATCATTGAGGGATTTGCACGTCGTGGACTAGATGTGAATGGTGACAGACAATATGTGGTTGATTTTGTAATACCTGAAGACTTTGGGGACGTTGGTGCAATTTTAATAGAAAATCAGCACCACAAACAAATGTATGTGAAGAATATAGTAATTGACGGTTTTGTCCATGGCAAAATTGATATTACATGCAACTCTTGGGTTCATTCCAAATTTGATAATCCTGATAAGAGAATTTTCTTCACCAATAAG TCATATTTACCAACTCAAACTCCAAGTGGAATAAAGAGGTTAAGAGAGGAAGAACTTGTGACATTAAGAGGTGATGGAATtggagaaagaaaaatatttgagaggatttatgattatgatgtttataaTGATATTGGTGATCCTGATGGAAATGGTGATGGTAAAAGGCCAGTACTTGGTGGAAAAGAATTACTATATCCTAGAAGGTGTAGAACTGGTAGACCAAGAAGTGAAAAAG ATCCATTATCCGAATCAAAGAGTGACTTTACATACGTACCAAGAGATGAAGCATTTTCAGAAGTGAAGAACTTATCATTCTCCGGCAACACCTTTTACGCCGTCCTACACGCCGTCGTGCCCACGTTACGATCGATCATCACCGATCCCAACCTCGGGTTTCCCCATTTTCCATCCATCGACTCGCTTTACAACGTCGAAATCGATCTTCCGCCACTTAAAATAAATAGCCTTTTGGCTATTATACGAAGGCTCATTAGGGCTATTTCTAATACTAGAAATGATGTCTTGCTTTTTGGAACTCCTGAAATGCTTGAAA GGGACAAGTTTTCTTGGTTTAGAGATGTGGAATTTGCTCGTCAAACCTTAGCTGGTTTGAATCCATATAGTATACGATTGGTTAAG GAATGGCCATTGAAGAGCAAGTTAGACCCTGAGGTGTATGGACCTCCTGAATCAGCAATTACAAAAGAGCTAATTGATCTAGAAATTGGAGGATTTATGACTGTTGAAGAG GCCGTTCAACAAAAGAAGTTGTTCATCCTAGATTATCATGATTTGCTATTGCCATTTGTGAACAAAGTGAATGCACTCAAAGGGAGAGTACTTTATGGATCAAGAACTTTGTTCTTCTTGACACCTAATGGCACATTGAGACCTTTGGCCATTGAGCTAACTAGTCCACCAGTAGATGATAAGCCTCAATGGAAGCAAGTTTATTGTCCAACTTGGTATGCCACTGGTGCTTGGTTATGGAGGATAGCTAAAGCTCATGTTCTTGCTCATGActctggctatcaccaactagtTAGTCACTG GCTAAGAACTCATTGTTGTACAGAGCCATACATTATAGCAACAAATAGGCAACTAAGTGCAATGCATCCAATATACAGATTATTGTTTCCTCATTTCAGATATACAATGGAGATAAATGCTACAGCTAGAGAAGCACTTATTAATGCCAATGGTGTTATTGAGAGTTCATTTTCCCTTGGCAAGTATTCAATGGAGTTGAGTTCTTTTGCCTATGATCTTGAATGGAGATTTGATAGACAAGCACTCCCTCAGGACCTTATTAGCAG GGGATTGGCAGAGGAAGATCCAAATGCACCATATGGATTGAAACTAGCAATAGAAGATTACCCTTTTGCTAATGATGGTTTAGTACTTTGGGACATACTTAAACAATGGGTAACAAATTATGTCAACCATTATTATCCACAAACAAATCTCATTAAATCTGATAAAGAACTCCAAGCTTGGTGGACAGAGATAAAAAATGTTGGCCATGGTGACAAGAAAGATGAGCCATGGTGGCCAGAGTTAAAAACCCCAAATGACCTAATTGGTATTATTACAACAATAATTTGGGTAGCTTCTGCCCACCATGCAGCAGTAAACTTTGGCCAATACAGCTATGCAG GCTACTTTCCAAATAGGCCAACAATTGCTAGGTCAAAAATGCCAACTGAGGATCCAACAGATGAAGAATGGGAGAGTTTCTTGAATAAACCTGAGGAGGCACTACTAAAATGTTTCCCTTCACAAATTCAGGCAACAACAGTAATGGCAGTTTTGGATGTTTTATCAAACCATTCTCCAGATGAAGAGTATGTTGGTGAAAATATTGAACCTTTTTGGGCTGAGGACCCCGTAATTAGCGCAGCGTTCGAGGTATTTTCGGGGAAATTGAAGGAGCTTGAAGGAATTATTGATGCTAGAAATGCTGATTGTAATTTGAAGAATAGAAATGGAGCTGGAGTTATGCCTTATGAATTATTGAAACCATTTTCTGGACCTGGAATTACTGGAAAAGGTGTACCTTATAGCATATCcatttga
- the LOC129887775 gene encoding linoleate 13S-lipoxygenase 2-1, chloroplastic yields the protein MLLKPQLQQSSQSTKTLIPYWNANPLFLASFPINILNKNLTLKKKNNYRVHYNYNAANRTKAVLSSTEKSTGVKAVVTVQKQVNLSLSRGLDDIGDLLGKSLLLWIVAAELDHKTGIEKPSIRTFAHRGRDVDGDTHYEAEFVVPDNFGEVGAILVENEHHKEMFVKNIVIDGFAHGKVHITCNSWIHSKFDNPDKRIFFTNKSYLPSQTPSGVKRLRETELVTLRGDGVGQRKVFERIYDYDVYNDLGEPDSNDDAKRPVLGGKELPYPRRCRTGRPRSKKDPLSESRSNFVYVPRDEAFSEVKSLTFSGNTIYSVLHAVVPALESVVSDPDLGFPHFPAIDSLFNVGVDLPELSNKKNGLFEVVPRLIKAISDTQKDVLLFETPQLLERDKFSWFRDVEFARQTLAGLNPYSIKLVTEWPLKSKLDPEVYGPPESAITKELIDKEIGRYMTVEEAIEKKKLFILDYHDLLLPYVNKVNELKGKVLYGSRSLFFLTPQGTLKPLAIELTRPPVYDKPQWKQVYAPSDWNATGAWLWKLAKAHVLSHDSGYHQLVSHWLRTHCCTEPYIIATNRQLSAMHPIYRLLHPHFRYTMEINALAREALINANGIIESSFFPGKYAIELSSVAYGLEWRFDQEALPQNLISRGLAEEDPNAPHGLKLRIEDYPFANDGLVLWDILKQWVTDYVNHYYPQPNLIESDKEILAWWSEIKNVGHGDKKDEPWWPELKTRDDLIGIITTIIWVTSGHHAAVNFGQYSYAGYFPNRPTVARSKMPTEDPTDEEWECFMNKPEEALLKCFPSQIQATKVMAILDVLSNHSPDEEYLGEKIEPYWAEDPVINAAFEVFSGKLKELEGIIDARNADHKLNNRNGAGVVPYELLKPYSEPGVTGKGVPYSISI from the exons atgttgttGAAGCCTCAACTTCAACAATCATCACAATCCACAAAAACCCTAATTCCATATTGGAATGCTAATCCATTATTCTTAGCCTCTTttcccataaatattttaaataaaaaccttacactaaaaaaaaagaataattataGGGTTCATTATAATTATAATGCTGCAAATAGGACTAAGGCTGTGCTTAGTTCTACTGAAAAATCCACAGGTGTTAAAGCTGTGGTGACTGTCCAAAAACAAGTTAATTTAAGTTTATCAAGAGGACTTGATGATATTGGTGATTTACTTGGTAAATCACTACTTTTGTGGATTGTTGCTGCTGAGCTTGATCATA agACTGGAATTGAGAAGCCAAGCATTAGGACATTTGCACATCGTGGACGAGATGTGGATGGTGACACACATTATGAGGCTGAATTTGTAGTTCCTGATAACTTTGGGGAGGTTGGTGCAATTTTAGTAGAAAATGAGCACCACAAGGAAATGTTTGTGAAGAATATAGTAATTGACGGTTTTGCCCATGGTAAAGTTCATATTACATGCAACTCTTGGATTCATTCCAAATTCGACAATCCTGATAAAAGgattttcttcacaaataag TCATATTTGCCATCTCAAACCCCAAGTGGAGTAAAGAGGTTAAGAGAGACAGAACTTGTGACATTAAGAGGTGATGGAGTTGGACAAAGAAAAGTATTTGAGaggatttatgattatgatgtttataaTGATCTTGGAGAACCTGATAGTAATGATGATGCTAAAAGACCAGTACTTGGTGGAAAAGAATTACCTTATCCTAGAAGGTGTAGAACTGGTAGACCAAGAAGCAAAAAAG ATCCATTATCTGAATCAAGGAGTAACTTTGTGTACGTACCAAGAGATGAAGCATTTTCAGAAGTGAAGAGCTTAACATTCTCTGGCAACACCATTTACTCCGTCCTACACGCCGTCGTGCCGGCGTTGGAATCGGTCGTCTCCGATCCCGACCTCGGGTTTCCGCATTTTCCAGCCATCGACTCGCTTTTCAATGTCGGTGTCGATCTGCCGGAActtagcaataaaaaaaatggtCTTTTTGAGGTCGTACCAAGGCTTATTAAGGCTATTTCTGATACTCAAAAAGATGTGTTGCTCTTTGAGACCCCTCAATTGCTTGAAA GGGACAAATTTTCTTGGTTTAGAGATGTGGAATTTGCTCGTCAAACCTTAGCTGGTCTCAACCCATACAGTATAAAATTGGTTACG GAATGGCCATTGAAGAGCAAGCTAGACCCTGAAGTGTATGGACCACCTGAATCAGCAATTACAAAAGAGTTAATTGACAAAGAAATTGGGAGATATATGACTGTTGAAGAG GCAATTGAAAAGAAGAAGTTGTTCATCCTAGATTACCATGATTTGTTGTTGCCATATGTAAATAAAGTGAATGAACTCAAAGGAAAAGTACTTTATGGATCAAGATCTCTATTCTTCTTGACACCTCAAGGTACATTGAAACCTTTGGCCATTGAGCTAACTAGGCCACCAGTATATGATAAGCCTCAATGGAAGCAAGTTTATGCCCCAAGTGATTGGAATGCCACTGGTGCTTGGCTATGGAAATTGGCTAAAGCTCATGTTCTTTCTCATGActctggctatcaccaactagtTAGTCACTG GCTAAGAACTCATTGTTGTACAGAGCCATACATTATTGCAACAAATAGGCAACTAAGTGCAATGCATCCAATATATAGATTGTTGCATCCTCATTTTAGATACACAATGGAGATAAATGCCTTAGCTAGAGAAGCACTTATTAATGCCAATGGTATTATTGAGAGTTCATTTTTCCCAGGCAAGTATGCAATTGAGTTAAGTTCTGTTGCCTATGGTCTTGAATGGAGATTTGACCAAGAGGCACTCCCACAAAACCTTATTAGCAG GGGATTGGCAGAGGAAGATCCAAATGCACCACATGGATTGAAACTAAGAATAGAAGATTACCCTTTTGCTAATGATGGTTTAGTACTTTGGGACATACTTAAACAATGGGTAACAGATTATGTCAACCATTATTATCCACAACCAAATCTAATTGAATCTGATAAAGAAATCCTAGCTTGGTGGTCAGAGATCAAAAATGTTGGTCATGGTGACAAGAAAGATGAGCCATGGTGGCCAGAGCTAAAAACCCGAGATGACTTAATTGGTATTATTACAACAATAATTTGGGTAACTTCTGGCCACCATGCAGCTGTTAACTTTGGCCAATATAGCTATGCAG GCTACTTTCCAAATAGGCCAACAGTTGCTAGGTCAAAAATGCCAACGGAGGATCCAACAGATGAAGAATGGGAGTGTTTCATGAATAAACCTGAGGAGGCACTACTAAAATGTTTCCCTTCACAAATTCAAGCAACAAAAGTAATGGCAATTTTGGATGTCTTATCAAACCATTCACCAGATGAAGAATATCTTGGTGAAAAAATTGAACCTTACTGGGCTGAGGACCCCGTAATTAATGCGGCGTTCGAGGTATTTTCGGGGAAATTGAAGGAGCTTGAAGGGATTATTGATGCTAGAAATGCTGATCATAAGTTGAATAATAGAAATGGAGCTGGAGTTGTGCCTTATGAATTATTGAAACCATATTCTGAACCTGGGGTTACTGGAAAAGGTGTACCTTATAGCATTTCCATTTGA